The Sorex araneus isolate mSorAra2 chromosome 5, mSorAra2.pri, whole genome shotgun sequence genome has a segment encoding these proteins:
- the MEX3A gene encoding RNA-binding protein MEX3A, with the protein MPSLVVSGIMERNGGFGELGCFGGSAKDRGLLEDERALQLALDQLCLLGLGEPPAPTAGEDGGGGGGGAPAPPAAPPQPAPPPPAAPPAAPPAAPAAPPPQPPAAPKGAGDAKLCALYKEAELRLKGSSNTTECVPVPTSEHVAEIVGRQGCKIKALRAKTNTYIKTPVRGEEPVFMVTGRREDVATARREIISAAEHFSMIRASRNKSGAAFGVAPALPGQVTIRVRVPYRVVGLVVGPKGATIKRIQQQTNTYIITPSRDRDPVFEITGAPGNVERAREEIETHIAVRTGKILEYNNENDFLAGSPEAALDSRYSEAWRVHPPGCKPLSTFRQNSLGCIGECGVDSGFEAPRLGEQGGDFGYGGYLFPGYGVGKQDVYYGVAETSPPLWAGQENATPTSVLFSSASSSSSSSAKARAGPPGAHRSPASSSGQELTGLPRRPPGEPLQGFSKLGGAGLRSPGGGRDCMVCFESEVTAALVPCGHNLFCMECAVRICERTDPECPVCHITATQAIRIFS; encoded by the exons ATGCCTAGTCTAGTGGTATCTGGAATAATGGAAAGAAATGGGGGCTTTGGGGAACTAGGGTGTTTCGGGGGGAGCGCCAAGGACCGAGGGCTCCTGGAAGACGAGCGCGCCCTCCAGCTGGCTCTCGACCAACTCTGCCTCCTGGGTTtgggggagccccccgcccccacggcggGCGAGgacgggggcggcggggggggcggcgcccccgcgccgccggccgcccccccgcagccggccccgccgccgcccgcggcgccccccgccgccccgccggcggcccccgccgcgcccccgccgcagccccccgccgcccccaaaGGGGCCGGCGACGCCAAGCTCTGCGCGCTCTACAAGGAGGCCGAGCTGCGCCTCAAGGGAAGCAGCAACACCACCGAGTGCGTCCCGGTGCCCACCTCGGAGCACGTGGCCGAGATCGTGGGCCGGCAAG GCTGCAAGATTAAGGCCTTGCGGGCCAAGACTAACACCTACATCAAGACTCCGGTGCGCGGTGAGGAGCCAGTGTTCATGGTGACCGGGCGGCGGGAAGATGTGGCCACAGCCCGCCGCGAGATCATCTCTGCAGCCGAGCACTTCTCCATGATCCGCGCCTCCCGCAACAAGTCCGGTGCCGCCTTTGGCGTGGCGCCCGCCCTGCCGGGCCAAGTGACCATCCGTGTGCGGGTGCCCTACCGCGTGGTGGGGCTGGTCGTGGGACCCAAGGGGGCCACCATCAAGCGGATCCAGCAGCAGACCAACACCTACATTATCACGCCCAGCCGCGACCGCGACCCGGTGTTCGAAATCACGGGGGCCCCGGGCAACGTGGAGCGCGCGCGCGAAGAGATCGAGACGCACATCGCGGTGCGCACGGGCAAGATCCTCGAGTACAACAACGAGAACGACTTTCTGGCCGGCAGCCCCGAGGCCGCGCTGGACAGCCGCTACTCCGAGGCCTGGCGCGTGCACCCACCGGGCTGCAAGCCCCTGTCCACCTTCCGGCAGAACAGTCTGGGCTGCATCGGCGAGTGCGGCGTGGACTCGGGCTTCGAAGCCCCGCGCCTGGGCGAACAGGGCGGCGACTTCGGCTACGGAGGGTACCTGTTTCCCGGCTATGGGGTGGGCAAACAGGACGTGTACTATGGAGTGGCCGAGACCAGCCCCCCGCTCTGGGCGGGGCAGGAGAACGCCACGCCCACCTCCGTGCTCTTCTCCTCCGCCTCCTCATCCTCGTCCTCCTCTGCCAAGGCCCGCGCCGGCCCCCCAGGCGCGCACCGCTCGCCTGCCTCGTCCTCCGGGCAGGAGCTGACCGGCCTCCCGCGACGGCCCCCGGGAGAGCCGCTGCAGGGCTTCTCCAAGCTCGGGGGCGCCGGCCTGCGCAGCCCCGGCGGCGGGCGCGATTGCATGGTCTGCTTCGAAAGCGAAGTGACCGCCGCCCTGGTGCCCTGCGGACACAACCTCTTCTGTATGGAGTGCGCCGTGCGCATCTGCGAGAGGACGGACCCCGAGTGTCCCGTCTGCCACATCACAGCCACGCAAGCCATCCGAATATTCTCCTAG